The stretch of DNA AGGCCCAATATCTGAATTTTaaacacttaaaaatctttttttgctttagcATCTCTCATTGGACTCGATGTGGTGCACCAGCAGGCAATCTCGGGGCAGGAGATGGATCAAATGAGTGATATTCAACTGGAGAAGATCATAAATAGCGTTAGTGTCTTCTACAGGGTGACGCCAAAGCATAAATTGGCCATTGTGAAGGCACTCCAGCAAACGGGGAATATTGTTGGCATGACGGGGGATGGGGTGAATGATGGGGTGGCTCTCAAGAGGGCAGACATTGGGATTGCAATGGGAAAAAATGGAACGGATGTGTGCAAAGAGGCAGCCGATATGATTCTCGTTGATGATGATTTTCACACCATTATGTAagctctaaatttttttttcgatttaattttaagagatacaaaaaaaatgttttttttttctgtctttcaAGTGCTGCAATTGAAGAGGGTAAAGCCATTTTCTACAATATTCGTAATTTTGTGAGATTCCAATTGAGTACGAGTATTGCGGCACTCTCATTGATTGCTCTTGCCACGTTGATGGGTATTGCAAATCCCCTGAATGCTATGCAAATTCTGTGGATAAATATCATAATGGATGGGCCACCGGCACAATCATTGGGTGTTGAACCCGTGGATCAGGATGTGTTGAAGCAGAAGCCACGAAATGTACGGCAACCAATGATAACGCGTTCGGTGATTGTGAATGTTCTCCTGTCGGCGAGTATTATCATCTTGGGCACACTGTGGGTGTTCCAGCGTGAGATGGCTGATGGTTCGGGGGGGAAGACAAAACGTGACACGACGATGACATTCACGTGCTTTGTCCTCTTTGACATGTTCAATGCACTGAGTTGTCGCTCACAGACAAAGAGTGTTTTCCAAATTGGCCTCTTTTCCAATAAGATGTTCCTCCTGGCTGTTGGTTTCTCCCTCCTTGGGCAACTTCTTGTCATCTACTTCCCACCGTTGCAGATGGTTTTTCAAACTGAAGCCCTAACACCGATGGATTTGCTCTTTCTCGTCTCCCTCACGTCGTCCGTGTTTATTGTGTCTGAGCTGAAGAAATGGTTTGAACGCTCCATGGAGAGGCGAATGTATAAGAATCGATCTGAAATGGATTTTGTATGACAGTCAGCCCACGCTGGAAGATTGCACatggattaaaaaataaaataaaatgtttgacgACACTTGGAGCTGATGATGAATAAGAGCATGAGATCAACagcaggtaaaaaaaaacaaacaaaattccttcttttacttcaatcaacaacaacaacaacagaaTCATAGAAAAAACTTCTGCGATGCCTTTGAATAGGTTGTCTTGACAGCTTTGGAGGAAggagttggaaaaaaaaataatcgaatAATGTTCTtcggagaaaatttttaaaatcattccataatgaagaattttatttgtggcCCACgagaattataaaaataagaaaaaaaagttctaaacaaaaacaagaattcttaattttatttaacagaagaataaatactttattaaattttctttgacgaGTAAagttattcaagaaaaaatgaaatatttacaaaacaatCATCGcagaaggataaaaaaaagaaaataattgataaaggataaaaattttaaacaggggttgtgaattttttaatttttaatttgcagagaatttaatatgaaagaaatgatttaattcttcctttctttctctattttgttagattgaaaattttccaaaatctctaaaaaaatatatatattttattaattatctctAGGACTAATATAAagtcaaagaatttaattaaaattttaaagggaattttagttttttttttaagtttacaAAACACATTCAAGTCACGATAAGAAGATAAGAACTTGAACAGAAGTAAATCATTGTTTGTGCCTATATATGGAACAATAATGTGGAAAATAGCTGGATAGatatattagtttttttttgcaattatctatttttaaaatttatttattttcttcaatagcaaaatattttttttcttccctcccttagaaaaaaaaattctcagaggcgataaaaattgtaatttataatttgtgttttaataggaaacaatattattttttttttgtaataaaatagcTCATTATTAGCCAtagtttttttatattgtgttTGTCTCCTTTGTCTTAAGAAAAAGGGCATAaggagaatgaaaagaaagaaaagaatgttgAGAAAGATACTGAAATTAGTTGCTAAACTGATTGTGATATTACGGAATAAGCAGCTCCTCTTTTTTGTTTGCCAATTTAGttataattttcctcttttgtcacttaaatatattttgatgaaattgctACCCTTAGCCACACATCATAAAACATAcgatataattaataaataaatacataataaacttatataaaaaaaagtaatgacTTAATCAGTAAATTCAATATGGTGTTTAgaaaaaagattataaaaaaacaGACGATTAAGCAACTCTCTTTAGCCTTTGGTCTGTCTTGATGACTAAAAAAAGATGAGAATAGGGAATGTTGAGacaattttttcacatttaaaccatttaaagactaattattgaagagtaagaaaatcactttccgtcATCCTAGGttcgacgccatcttgtgattttctttaaaacacaaaggtaggtttttctcaggatctactggatggattttgatggggtaaaaagcaaatgaaagaggaaggaTTAGcgaagaatgtaccggaacagatttttgaatttcgactcagAAACTGagaaaagaagataaatattcttattgacttttctcaacttctgcgtcgaaattcaaaaatctgttccggtacattcttcgttaatgcttcctctttcatttgctttttaccccatcaaaatccattcagtagatcctgagaaaaacatATCTTTGCGTTTTAGGaaagaaaagtcggaaaatcttAAGATGgctaaaagtgattttcttatacttcaataattaggctacaaatgtaactaacatcggaaaacccggtttaagaaaaaaatgacaacattaaaaatgttttaaattcataCAGCTTTCCCAAAAGACCCCGATTCgatcaatttcttttagaggtttaaaacgttttaattgagaaaacatttaaagttcAGGGGGCTAAAAATAATCCAATtctagttttaaaaaaatgtctcattcTGCCCCATTCTCCTCTATACTTCTATTAAAGTCTTCAGAGCAGACCTAGAGCTATTTATgtctcaaattaaatttccttttaaaccTCTTCTGTAAACTTTCcttaaaattggaaaattcaatagacCAAAactggaaaattgatttttttttataatttaaacaaaattcttcTCGCAATTTcctgctttttttattttttggttttttttccaataaaatgtgCATCCTATCGAGGAAGAGCATAAAATGCTCTCTAAATAATCCTTCTTCTCCAtcctaaaaaaagaaatctctctcTAATGATAAAGTACGAGATAAagtatataaaacaaaaaattacatattcaactataaaaaattgataaaaaaaatagtaaaggaatgaaaagtaaataaaatgaaacctATGGTTATCAGAAGAAACATTCGTTGTCTAAACACaatattaattatattcatatagatgggaaaataaaattctatagtCTATTCAGTTTAATTTTGCACCAAAACTCCACCagttaaatgaaagaaaatttaattgagaagagttttttttttcaagagactAGTGGAGCTTTATGTAAAATTACTTTGAATAGAATGTAAAACAAAGAATAATGGAGAATGAtagtaaaaggaaaaataagaaaacaaaacaaatggAGTAAAaggtaagaagaagaaatgagGAATCAGTGAAAGAGTCAAAATCACATGAAAAAATCTTCTAGCGTGAGAATTATAattgagaaaactttaaaagaaaataaatgaaaaattttgtactgaaatttgcCAGCATTTTTAAGGGTATTAAAGTgcgaaaaatttgcattaaaattagtaaaaaaaaaattagataacATTTTGATtacaaagattaaaaaaaaaaacattttcaaattattgagACAATagaagtgttaaaaaaataaaaaataaaataattttcatcaagtTTGATGGTTAGAAATttaagaatgaagaaaagaaaattaataaatttcgaCACGCACCTTGCTAGCAACAAAAgcacgttaaaaaaaatttaaaggagaTTTTAGAGACATTTATTCAGCACGATTCCGcaatcaaaaacaaatatcACGCATTATTCcaaatttttgatattaaatAAGGTGTTCCAAGGTaaatgcaaataataaaaaaaaatattttttttaaaggaatgaggatgaaatttaaaagctttgaaaaggAAAGCAAAAGAGTCTACAGAACgtcaaatatttcttgaacgatcaagtaataaatttcaagctgaaaattgtattaaaaaattacatcTTCAAACGTTttataaatgtcaaatgattgaagaaacgtcaaatgttaaaaatgaacgtcaaaaacaaacaaatgtcaaaagttcaaaaagcgtagaatgaaatgtcaaacgcctAGACAAGGAAcgtcaaatgcaaaaaaaaagtttacagaaacgtcaaaaagtagtaaagaaatgctatcttttttttttattttggccGGACGTCATTCTGATTTCTGACATccacacagctaaaagaaataaacttcAAGCAAAAAAGTCTAATGTTGGAAAAAGAGGCTCAGATGATAGGAAAAAACGCCAAACGTTAgataaagaaaagtcaaacgtttaagaaatacaaaaacaaattatCAGACGTTTTGTCAAtcttatttccttgaattaatttttggtcTTCTGATTACGAAAAAACACCAATTTacttaaacttaaaaaaaatatcctgatCATTCGGgaaattcactaaatattGGACCTTATTTAgagaccaagaaatccttgaaatctttgaattttgtactgaaattctAGGTACATTTCCAGGCATTTCCTGGtaagtttttaaaaactcGATCTTcgtagaatttttctttcaagaaaactatttctttataaaaaaaatcttttagttcACATAACTCTTGGAACAacctttgaaagaaaaaaaaactttagtcaAGCATGATTCATTCTTCTACCTATCATTAGGTATTAATATTAATGTAGTAGGTATATAAACTTATATTGATATGAAAAACAAAgtatatttattaattgttgtgtgaaaatataaaatattgatgatgaaaagaaaatatttgtaggcTACGTAGTATTTTTTACACAACACAAAAAACTCCTTTCGAATTTGCATTATTGGCTTTTCTCGCATTTTATCTGCGGCTATTACCTACTTTATTATCTATTGATGTTGACATCTACACAAaatgtgaatgagaaaaattatttaaagaaaaataaataaataaatatctctGATATTCTTAGCTAAATCGAATTCATATGAgcggaagaaaaatcattttagaagaagaaaaatcactaaaaCATTATCCTATATGTCCTATAATCACATCATACCCCCTTATtccaaagatttaaaaaaaagagaacaattAAACACACAATAAGAGAAgtacgtaaaaaaaatcaagcatgATGTTAACAATGTTCAAATGAGTAAGGCATATCCATTGGGTCTAAATTAAGGACAAACCACAACAAAGAGAAACATCATGATTGAAGAACTTTGCATTGAATTCATAtcaattaagagaaaaaaaatactttaccAGTTTAAGCCACAAATTCACGAGTAGTGTGGCactctaaataaaaaaaaaacttacgtcTTGGTAACCTTTTTGGCATAGATTCGCACAAATTTTGCAGTTTattacttaataaaaaaaagaagagagataaatttgagagaatagaaaaacatttcttcGCAATTTCTAGACGAGTTCAATGGCAAACATAATCGCTTTGTAATCTTGTAGTCGATGAAGAGAGatttgaagatgaaaaaaaaacattctaatgACCAATAAAAACCActtattatgtatttaaaataaaaattataaaaatatttctctagtTTTActcaaattgtaaaatttccaGAAATTCTTAAGTCGTTTTTAACCCTTCGTACGCTGTGAAGGGTTTGTAATGGACCTCAGAACAACTATTTGAATTATCGCGCGAAAATACTTTAATAGGTTGTaagtaaaaacttttttttttggaaaaagttTCCTTCATTATTGGAAAAGATTCTGTAGAAGTTTCATCTTGATTCCACCGTCATGGTGAAAGttattatcaaaaatttaaaataaaataattattcaaaaattaacataacggtttttgctctcttttatgcattttccGGATTTTTTCTACATATAACATGATTATTCCACAATGACTTAAagtaaaaactattaaatttgaagtttttaaaacacaataattcgttaaaatgatttttcgtatttttatGTTCTTCTGTTCTCGAAATTCCAtgcaaatatatatatatatatatttttttacttcaaaaaatacataaaaaattcaaatccaaataaaatttttgtttcgaAATGGTCATACGACTTCTCGGTCATAAGACTCCATCCAAAAcacttgaatttatttaatttgcattaaaaatatccTCATGTTTTGTTAACTACTCCACGTGTTTCACTCCAATGTCTACAGATGCTTCAAACCCACAAAAAGAACCGGAATTATCTGGAAACTGGAAGATATTTATTGTAGATTGAGCATTTGTACTCCAAATTGCAAATATggctaaaaatatttaggcGTCACagatggataaatttttttatcacttgAACTAACAAGATGATTGGTAATTCGAAAAATTCGGGAAGAACATCCAAAACGCgcgaatattttgtaaaagctTGTGTTGCAACAGATGTTCTCGCTGGAGCTTTGTTAGAACAAAAGATGCTGAAGCGTCACGGCGTCACAAGACTGGGATGGATGATGAAATGTCTCCGGATGGGGTGTATAAAAGCCCCGAGGAAATTGAGGGAAGTCATCAGTTTAGCAAGTCTCAAGCTAAAGGAAATAACCAGTAAAAATGCGTTTCATCATTGTTGCTCTGTCGGTCGCTTTGGTGTTCTCACCAGCTTATGGTAAGTCTGAGATTGCCTCTGGGTATCCCTAAAATGGGATCCGATTTTGTTACAACATTTCTGCTCTTTATTTTCAGCGAAGCCAGGTCTCTTTGATTTCATTGGAGATGTTGTTACTGGAATCGGAAATGCTGTTACCTCAGCCACCCAAGCTTTCACTGACGGCATCACTAAGGCCATGCAAGGCGCTACCCAGGCTCTTCAGAGCGCTCTGAAGGCAGTACAGGGTGGTGTACAGGCTCTCGCCAATGGTACAGGACAAGTTGCCAATGCTGTTGCCGATTCAACTGGAAAGATCACCGCCACCATTGCTGATGCTGCTGGAAACACCGTGAACGTTGTCGTAGATGCTACCGGAAAATTGATCCAGGCTGGCGGACAAGTTGTGACCAGTGTTGTACAGATTCCCGCTGATGCCCTTAAGGCTCTCCAGCAAGCTGCCCAGCAGACTGCCCAACAGGCTCAGCAAGCTGCTCAGCAAGCTACTAATACTGCTGCTGGTGCTGCCCAACAAGCCGCTGGTGCTGCTCAACAAGCCGCTGGTACTGCTGCTGGTGCTGCTCAACAAGCCGCTGGTACTGCTGCTGGTGCTGCTCAACAAGCCGCTGGTACTGCTGCTGGTGCTGCTCAGCAAGCCGCTGGTGCTGCTCAACAAACTGCTCAGCAAGCTACTGATGCTGCTACTGGTGCTGCTCAGCAAGCCGCTGGTACTGCACAGCAAGCCGCTGgtactgctgctgctgctgttcaACCTACAACCACCGCCTAAGCGCCATTTTTGTTGTCCAGGCTTATATTTTAGTCTGAATAACTTCGGAAAATAACGATGTCGACCTAAAAAGCaattctaaaattcaattataattATATTCAGTTGCaagcattaaatttttgttttttttcaccatcgaAAAATGTGAGAAGGTTTTTGAGAGagttaagatttatttttaaatcaaagaaTAACGTTAGGAGCAGACAAATATTCCTATTGACTTTTTTCAACTTctgagtcgaaattcaaaaatttgttccggtacattctccgctaatccttcctcttccatttgctttttacccttttaccccatcaaaatccattcagtagatcctgagaaaaacctacctttgtgttttaggaaagaaaagaaaagtcggaaaatcttaagatggcggaaagtgattttcttactcttcattAATTAGTCTTTAAATGTGGGCAACACCGGAAAActgagtttaagaaaaacccccaaaaatgacaacattaaaaatgagtaaattctaacagctTTCCCAAGAGACCACCCTTAAGCCGCGGGTTTCCTGCCGACACTCCTGGAAGGTGTTTTGTGCTGCTAACgcaagttattttttaatctttaacaAATCTTGCCACGGTTGgtttcttttaatgaaaacatGACTCATTCATcgatgaataatctcctttttgcagaaaaaattagaatgatcaaaaaaaataaagattttccaataaaaagtcttttagtttttgaattaatttattgcattttattgatcTTGCCGGTATACATTAAAAAGGACATGATCATAGTCGAATTGAGTTAGTTACTATGACTagccaaaaattaaattaaattaaaaagttaacGGGGATGGTTAAATGTACAATTTGGACACATTTTCTGTCTACACTTTGGAGTTATCCTGGTTATATCCTCTTCCTCCATGTCAATGGCTTTTAATCTCTttgggtttttcttttcttgggGGCGTGGATTAGAAGGACACTCCACCAGGAATCTGACTACGTCTATCAATGGCacaatttatcctttttttttcaggcgAAGGGAGTATGAATTCTCTTAACGTGGGGGGATATTTGGAAGATTCTTCTTAGCCGTACTCTGACTGAATTGTcagagaaaattctcctttGGGCACGTACGTTCCATGGTACCACAGCCGTGTATCCACGAGCACTGCAAATCAGgcaaaatgaaacaaattagAGCTctgttaaagaatttaaaaatactaaaGTCTTACCAGCATCTCCGGGTTCGACGTAGAATGTGAAGCTTTTGCATTGGGAATCACATTCGGGTGTGGGAGCAAGTACCCAACTCTTGTTGCCACGAAGCTGGGCTTGCCACATGAGGCGTGGGATGTAGTCCAGGTGCATCACAGCACCCTGTTCGTAGcctaagaaaataaaatccgtATTGGGCATCTCAGCGTCGTCGGGTAGGAAGTGGGGTCGTGGGTAGAGCTTCCGTAGTTCCGTGAGAATCTGAGGATGACAGTTACTCCATCCAACGTACCACGGCAGCTCCCCTTTGCGGAATTCAGCACGACTTTGGGACATGGAGAAGACGTCACGGAGGGTGAGAAAGTTGGATTTAAAGTGCAAGAATTGACAATCACTCTGGACACTGTCGAGGGCACCTGGAATTTTGCCATAGAGATCCCGGAGGAAGGTGTAGTTGAGCAATTTCGTAGCTGGCCAGTGTGAGATGGCATTCTTGAGGATTATCGGCTGTGACGAGTACGCATACGGTCGGAATTCCTCCTTGGTGAGATTCCCAAATATCAGGGGGCCATGGATGCCACGACAGAAGTCACAATCGGAGATGGGACGTGTGGCTTCCCAGACAAGGTAGTTATTGGGCACGAGACA from Lutzomyia longipalpis isolate SR_M1_2022 chromosome 4, ASM2433408v1 encodes:
- the LOC129796229 gene encoding uncharacterized protein LOC129796229; translated protein: MRFIIVALSVALVFSPAYAKPGLFDFIGDVVTGIGNAVTSATQAFTDGITKAMQGATQALQSALKAVQGGVQALANGTGQVANAVADSTGKITATIADAAGNTVNVVVDATGKLIQAGGQVVTSVVQIPADALKALQQAAQQTAQQAQQAAQQATNTAAGAAQQAAGAAQQAAGTAAGAAQQAAGTAAGAAQQAAGTAAGAAQQAAGAAQQTAQQATDAATGAAQQAAGTAQQAAGTAAAAVQPTTTA
- the LOC129796194 gene encoding uncharacterized protein LOC129796194, translating into MAVNEEPRRMFEVFLQRKLNVLHGAVLGSGKVTEQELLEAYRQYQDDGEIRVPAPDTTERNNQRLIFGSAILLFILVATPLISIVLEQAIATRCLVPNNYLVWEATRPISDCDFCRGIHGPLIFGNLTKEEFRPYAYSSQPIILKNAISHWPATKLLNYTFLRDLYGKIPGALDSVQSDCQFLHFKSNFLTLRDVFSMSQSRAEFRKGELPWYVGWSNCHPQILTELRKLYPRPHFLPDDAEMPNTDFIFLGYEQGAVMHLDYIPRLMWQAQLRGNKSWVLAPTPECDSQCKSFTFYVEPGDAVLVDTRLWYHGTYVPKGEFSLTIQSEYG